From a single Bos indicus isolate NIAB-ARS_2022 breed Sahiwal x Tharparkar chromosome 11, NIAB-ARS_B.indTharparkar_mat_pri_1.0, whole genome shotgun sequence genomic region:
- the PDCL gene encoding phosducin-like protein, which translates to MTTLDDKLLGEKLQYYYSSSEEEDSDHEDKDRGRGALAGSSMPADADLAGEGISVNTGPKGVINDWRRFKQLETEQREEQCREMERLIKKLSLSCRSHLDEEEEQRKQKDLQEKISGKMTLKDLAVMNEDQDDEEFLQQYRKQRMEEMRQQLYQGPQFKQVFEIPSGEGFLDMIDKEQRSTLIMVHIYEDGIPGTEAMNGCMLCLAAEYPAVKFCRVRSSVIGASSRFTRNALPALLIYKGGELIGNFVRVTDQLGEDFFAVDLEAFLQEFGLLPEKEVLLRTSVRNSATCHSEDSDLEID; encoded by the exons ATGACGACCCTGGATGATAAGTTGCTGGGAGAGAAGCTGCAGTACTATTACAGCAGCAGTGAGGAGGAGGACAGCGACCACGAGGACAAGGACAGAGGCAGAGGTGCCCTGGCTGGCAGTTCCATGCCCGCAGATGCGGACTTGGCAGGTGAAGGCATCTCAGTTAACACAG GTCCAAAAGGCGTGATCAATGACTGGCGCCGCTTTAAACAGCTGGAGACAGAGCAGCGGGAGGAGCAGTGCCGGGAGATGGAGAGGCTGATCAAGAAGCTGTCCCTGAGCTGCAGGTCCCATCTggacgaggaggaggagcagcGGAAGCAGAAGGACCTCCAGGAGAAGATCAGCGGGAAG ATGACTCTGAAGGACTTGGCGGTGATGAACGAGGACCAGGATGATGAGGAGTTCCTGCAGCAGTACCGGAAGCAGAGGATGGAAGAGATGCGGCAGCAGCTCTACCAGGGGCCCCAGTTTAAGCAGGTTTTTGAGATCCCCAGTGGAGAAGGATTCCTGGACATGATTGACAAGGAGCAGAGGAGCACCCTCATCATGGTCCACATTTATGAGGACGGCATCCCAGGGACCGAAGCCATGAACGGTTGCATGCTCTGCCTGGCAGCAGAGTACCCGGCCGTCAAGTTCTGCCGGGTGAGGAGCTCAGTGATCGGGGCCAGCAGCCGCTTCACCAGGAAtgccctccctgccctgctcaTCTACAAGGGGGGCGAACTGATTGGCAACTTTGTCCGAGTCACTGACCAGCTGGGGGAAGATTTCTTTGCTGTGGACCTTGAGGCTTTCCTCCAGGAGTTTGGATTGCTCCCGGAAAAGGAAGTGTTGTTGCGAACCTCTGTGCGTAACTCTGCCACCTGCCACAGTGAGGACAGTGATTTGGAAATTGATTGA